A segment of the Butyrivibrio fibrisolvens genome:
CTCATATGGAATGGACATAAGATTCCCAGTCTTAAGCCCCGCAAGCGTTGGCGCCCCATAATAGACAATCTCTTTTTCAGACATAGCTCCTCCCTGTGATAATCCCGGCCTCCGGGAAACTAGCATTCCCTTAAACGCCTGTGTTAGCTTTAACTAATTAGCAATTGCTAACACGTGGTTAAAAAATGTGGTCAGCGATTAAACTGGCCGTATTTACAATACTAATTTTGAGAATGATTGTCAAGTTCATTTACGCAAAAATATTTATCTTATTACAATCACTCATATTTAAAAAACTTCAAAATATAACCATTAAAAAAGGATTTTCGAGTCTATAAAAGTGACTCGAAAATCCTTTGCATTTTTTCATATTCAAAAGTTTTCCAGTTATGCAATTTACAACATCTGCCTCTGGATCATACGCACAAACTCATGATTGTTACGCGTATGCGAGAACAGATTGATAACCTGATCTACAGCGTTATCAGCCTTAAGTCCGTTGAAGCCCTTACGCATATGGTTAACTGCCTCAAGTTCATCCGGCATAAGCAAAAGGTCTTCTCTTCTTGTCGAAGACTTCGGAATATTGATAGCAGGGAAAATCCTTCTTTCCTGGAGCTTTCTGTCGAGGATCATTTCCATGTTACCGGTTCCCTTGAATTCCTCGTATACAACATCGTCCATCTTTGAACCAGTCTCGATAAGCGCTGTTGCAAGAATCGTAAGGCTTCCGCCCTCTCTCATATTTCTCGCTGCACCAAAGAATCTCTTAGGCATATGAAGCGCTGCAGGATCAAGACCACCTGAAAGCGTACGGCCTGACGGCGGTACTACCTGGTTGTAGGCTCTAGTAAGTCTTGTGATGGAATCGATAAGGATCATAACGTCTTTCTTGTGCTCAACAAGACGCCTTGCACGCTCGATCGTCATCTCCGCAACTCTCGTGTGATGCTCAGGAAGCTCATCGAATGTAGAGTAGATAACCTCAGCATTATCGCCAGTTATGGACTCCTTGATATCCGTAACTTCCTCAGGACGCTCATCTATCAAAAGAATAATAAGATGAATTTTAGGATAGTTCTTCTGGATAGACTTCGCAACGTCTTTTAACAGAGTGGTCTTACCGGCTTTAGGAGGCGAAACGATCATACCACGCTGGCCCTTACCGATAGGACATATCAGATCCATGATACGCATGGCAATACTTCCGCCTTCGCGCTCAAGGGTAAGTTTTTCATTTGGGAAAATAGGTGTCATCTTCTGGAAGCTGGTTCTTGTAGCTGCCATCTCCGGAAGATATCCATTAACGAGATTTAGTTTAATAAGAGCACCAAACTTATCGTTACCTGTCTTCTCTCTGGCAATGCCTTCAAGAATATCACCGGTACGAAGTCCAAGCTTTCTGATAAGCGCCGGAGCTACGTATACATCATTATCTCCGGGCAGATAGTTCTCGCATCTGATAAAGCCGAATCCATCAGGCATAACTTCAAGAATACCGGAAGCTGAAACTCCGGTTACTTCCTGAGGCTGCTCTGCTTCTTCCTTAGGTGCTTCTGCAGGCTTTTCCTTGTTTTCAGGCTTGCGGTCCTTGCCCTGTTCCTGACGTGTATCTTTTATAAATGGCTTATGCTTTTGACCATGTCCTTCATGATGACCGTTAGAAGGTGCTGCATCCTGAGCCTTTTTATTATCGGAAGATGCTTCACCGGCCTTCTGGCTGTCATCATTTGATACGATCTTAATCTGTGGTTTTGATTCTGGCTCAGCCTCTTTAGCCTTAGGGGCCGGTGCTTTGGTCTCTGCGGGTTTACCTGCTGCTGCCTCTTTCTGGTCAAGCTCAACCATAGCATCAATGATTTCTGATTTCTTAAGAGTAGTCACTGATTTGATGCCGCGTATCTTGGCCAGTGCACGAAGATCAGGCAGTTTCAGAGTTTCATATCGCTCTCTCATAAATCTCCTTTTTTATGATCATTGGAATTCTTATAGATGCCACAGAACATACGAAAGTAACTGAATAATAATTCCGTACATTCATATTATCGGATTATCGTTCGGATTCATTAACAATTATGATGTGGGGATATTTGTATTAATGTTTAAGAATTAACTATATATTATAATATCACAATGCCGCTATAAAGTGGACATAATTTTAATAATCGATCTCGGTTAATAATCGACCTTCATAAGGCACAGTCCCTGCGCCTTGGCTGTAGGGCCAGCCAACTTTCGATCTTTTGCTTCAAGAATCTCGCCGACTCTTTGTGGAGTCATGTTTCCAAATCCAACTTCAAGGAGGGTTCCGGAAAGGATTCTTACCATGTTTTGGAGGAAGCCATTGCCATGGAAATACATTCTAATGTAGGGGCCGTCTTTCTCGATTTCAATAGAATCCACGCATCGAACCGTGGATTTTTTCATGCGGGGATTGGCGCAAAAGCTTTTGAAATCGTGTGTACCAATTAAATACTCAGCGGCTTGTCTCATCTTCTTGATGTCTGGATGCTGGTCAAGGACTGTTACGTACTTACGGTCGAAAACGGGTTTGCTGTCGCCATAGTAGCAGGTATATCTGTAGGTCTTGCCAAGGGCATTGTATCTGGCGTGGAATCGTTCGGAAGCATCCTTTAGGTCTTCAATTGCTATATCTTCTGGAAGGTATTGATTCATATAGCTTTGGATATCAGCAGCAGACATGGTGGTATCAAGATGCACATTTGCAACTTGTCCTAAAGCATGAACGCCGGCATCTGTACGGCCTGAAGCCATGAGCTTAACACCGGCTTCGTCAGCATTCTTTCCACCGGACTTATCTGTGCTGCCCTTTTCATCCCGATTAACATCATCAGATCTCTCTTCCTCGATCATCCTAGACAGAACTTTTTCGATTTTCCCCTGAATAGTCATATCTACTCCAGGCTGAGACTCCCACCCCTGGTATCTGGTGCCGTCGTATTTTATTGTCATCTTGAAATTTCTTTTCATTACTAATGTCCCCACATATTGTTTATGTTAATGCTTATTATCGATGCCTATCAATAATATTACTCTTATATTCTTCGCATTTATCAACTGACATCCCCAGGAATCCCCACGAACGAGCCCTTTTATATGCGAAGCCGCCTCACTCGATCAGCGTCATGCCGCTGTCATAAAGCTTATCATGCATTGCGTCATAAAGCCATTTTTCCATAGAAACTCCCTCGCTGTTAGCCAGATGGAAATTCAGGTTACGGATGTTTGTATGGATCGTGCCGCCTTTCATTCCGCTCTTCATGACCATCTTATTCCTGAAGTTATTGAGATAGAAATGAAATCCTGGATTCACCTCTTTGAGCTGAGTCAGCATCACTTTCATCTGTTCGTGGAACTCGGCCTGAATATCCTTATCAGAAGCAAAAACCTTGTTGGCGACATCGTTATAATATGCGCTGAGCAAATAATCATGCGTTGACGTTGAGTACAGATATCTGAACCTGTCACCATATTTGGCGTACAGTCTTCTGTACCAGTCCACGGTGATGTTATCAGATGTGATGGCCTGCCACAAGTCATCCGGGGCTTTCCATATTTCTTTTGCCGTATCGCGCCAGCCATCATAGAGGAACTGACCGCTGTCTGACAATAAAGTCACGTCCTTACATTCCGGATAGAAGTCATCACAGATCTCGCCGGCAAGGGCTGGGACTGCGAAAGCGCCGGCGCTGTCGCCTGCGATAAGGAGTCTTTTGGGATTTTTGAAAAGGCGTTTGGCCTGTTCCATGGCGTATCTGAAATTCTTGTAGCCGTGGAAGTGGATTACGTCTTTTTCCCCATCGCTGTCTGTGTATTCAAAATCGTTGTTGCCAACGTGAAGGTCACCGGTAGCATAAGTGATGATGACCTGGCTGAAATTTCTGAACTTATTTCTGGGATTTATATCTTCTGTGATTCCGGAGCGGATGTTCATGATCTGGGTAAAAGGCCTTAGATTACTCCAATAGAAATTAGGCATTCCGGCAGTTATCGTGCCGCCGGAAGAAGGCCTTGCTGCTGTATAGGAATTCCAGGCAACTCCCCCTCCGGACAGGAAGACGAGTAGATTCCTGGAACGACCTTTTTTGACATAAATATAATACTCTGAGCCGTCCCCCGTTACGCCTTGAGGTATATCAACTCTATACCAGGTGTTTAAAGAGGGTTCTTCATTATCTAAAAGCTTGGCTACTCCAAGGTGAGTACCTGCGATAATGTCACTTACACTGTTCTCAAAGTAATCGCCAACGCGGTAGGCAAAAGCCAGACCGCGTTTAAGGTTTTCGCTGTTAGTCTGTTGTTTTTGTGACATTTAACTCCCTTACATATTCCAGAATTTGGCTGAAGCATTCTTAAGGTCTCTGAACCTGAAAAGAATGATTGCTGCTGCAAGTATGAGGTAGATGGCAACACATATTACTGCAGGCCACATGAATATATTGGTTTCATTGATGATCGGTATAAGCTGTATCATTGCTACGATAAAATCAAAGATAAGATAATTGACGTAGTCTTCAAGGTGGGCTTTGGTAACAAGGCCTATAACAATAGTAAAAATAAGTAGCACGATAAGCGCCATAGGTATCGTCCATGCTATATCCCAGCCGCGATTACCAAACACGCGGTCTGTCAGGTACGAAATCACCATTACCGCGTAGGCTTCGAAGGTAACGAGCTTCAAAATGTTACCCCTTAGCATGATCGCAACGACCATATCTATCCAGATAACAACGCTAGCCATGATGACCATTCCGGGCCATGCTGAATCCGGCTTTCCAATCTGATGAACCAGAAGGAATCTGGCTGAGATCATTACTATTACTATAACTGCAAGAATGAATGTCAGGATCTTAAGAAGGGATACTCTCGAAACTCTTTTCTTAAGAACAGGATATGCAGGGTCTTCAGGCGTACCAGTAAGGCGGCCCTGACACAAAGGACACTCTGTCTTATATCCTCTGACTTTTACTTTACACTTGGGGCAGTACTGCATCCGACAGGTTCTCCTTCCATATCACCGGTTTCTTCATCGGCTTTTTCAAATTCAACTTCCTTGATCTGGTTCTTTTCCCAGTTAAGGACTGTATCGATATCCACATTGTGGTCAGAACTTGTAACTTCAACGTCGATTCCCATTTTCACAAGTCTTCTGAAGAAATGCAGCATGATCTCATGAGTTGTATACGCGCTCACTTCTCCGAAGACCATCTTGTCCTTGAAGCTTGAAACGCAGATCTGTTCTGAAATCGCAGTCATGAAGCATGAGAATCTGTCGATGTATATGCTAACTTCCGGCGGCATATCAATATTACCAAGATTGGACATGGTACTCGTTACGCCCTTCTTGGCAACTCTGTCGATTCCCTGCACTGCAATATTTTTTATGAAAAGAGGTACGACCTTAACTGCAATATTGTGCTCAAGGGCCGCATAGGAATTCATAGTATTTCTGATATTCTCTTCAGAAAGCTGGTTCGCAAAGGACTGCTTAACGAATTCTATGATCTCAGGAAGCTCCTCGCCCTGCTTATACAGATCGTATACTATCGTGATAGTTCCATAGAAATTACGCGTAGTCTCTGAATGGAAGTACTGGCGCAGGTTAACAGGAACGCTGACAACGATAGGTCTTTTCCTCTCGCCGACAGGCATCTCTTCTATTACTGATGCGATATATATAGCAGTCGCCATTATTCCGACTGAAGTATTGTACTGCTTTGAAAGCTCCTTGAACTGCTTAACGGAGATGCAGCCTTCGATAAGGTGAGGCTGTCTGTCAGGATCGATATCTCCGTGAATAGTGTAAGCTCTCTTACTTGAAAGAGATTTGAGCTGCTTTAGACCGCCTGATCTCTGATAAAAGTGTCTGAAAGCATCATCATCTTTTTCCTCTTTGGAAGAAGTCTCTTCGTTCCAGTCAGAAAGCTGAAGATTGTACTTCTTGGCAACATATACTGTTACCAGTTTTCTGAAGAAAATAAGTGCTCCTGTACCGTCTGCAAGGACGTGGAACATTTCAAGATTGATGCGCTTTCTATAATAGAATACCCTGTAAAGAAGTGTTCTTCTTCCGGGAAAATAGATCTGGGAACAGGGAGGGAGATTTTCTTCCTCAACCAAAGGGTGCAGATTATCGCGGTGTTCAAGGTAATACCAGAAAACACCTTTTCTCAGAACACTGTTAAAATATGGAAATTCTTCTATTACTTCATCGAGCGCTTCCTGGAGGATTGCAGGGTTGACGTTATCCACCAGTTCGCAGCTGATCCTAAATACTCTTGTATTGGCTCCCTGGACAGTTGACGGAATAATCTTCGCAGCATTGTCCAGCTGATACCATTTTCTGTTTGAATGTGACATGTTTCGCCTCGTTTGCTTCGATGTGGGGGATTCCTGAGGGTGGCAGCCTATAAATGATTTTGTTGTCGTGAAAGATTTACTTAATTCAAGGCATGATATCTGGAATAATATATTCTAGGATCCGAAACTCGCTTCGCGGGGGCATGCGGATCCTAAACAGAATATATTATTCCATCTATCAAGCTCTTGAATTAAGTAAATCTTTCAAAGACAACAAAATCATTTATAGGCTGCCATCCTCAGGAATCTTCCAGGTATCGGTGATAGTTTATTTGAGTGAAAGTTTGGGTTCTTTTCGCAATATTTTTGAACTTTTGATATAGCGCTTTTTAATATAGTTTTTATATAGCGTTTAATATAGTTTTTAATATAGCATTTAGTATTGCTTTTAATATTGCATTTAGTATTGCTTTTAATATTGCGTTTAGTATTGCTTTTAATATTGCGTTTAGTATTGCTTTTAATATTGCATTCAGTATTGCTTACTGTATTATTGTAGTATCACTTAAAAGGTATACCACCTGGAGCGTTAATATTCAAATCGTCTACACTAATTTCTGTAAGGACTCCGTTTTTAAGTTCAAAGCAGAAGAACTCACAATTACCGACTTTTATGTTCCAGAAGTCTTTAAGAGCTGTACCTCGTAAGTTTATAAGTAATGCTCTCATGCAAGCGCCGTGTGTCTGGATGAGAATGTTGTCATCAGGGCCATAATTTTTCTCTTGAGTCTTTAGAAAAGCTATGAAGTCACCTGCTCTTCCTACGATATTGTCGTAAGTTTCGACGCCTTTTTTACGTTCGCAGTTTACGTACTTTTGGGGTTCTGCGAAGAGGTCTTTTTCTCTTGCCTTGACGAGGTCGTAGTCGGTGCCTTCGAGTTCGCCGAAGAACATTTCTTTGATGCGTTCGTCGATAACGAACTCATCTCTTTTAATTCCTGTAATAAGTTCTGCGGTTTCTATGGCTCTGCCTAAGGGGCTTGAGTATACCTTTTTGAAACTTATTCCTTTTTTCTGGATACGGGATGCGGCTTCGCGGGCCTGATCTCTTCCGGTGTCATTTAATGGGACGTCGGTTGCGCCCTGGAAGAGTCTTTCTTTATTCCACTCTGTTTCACCGTGTCTTACAAAATACCAAAACATAACTTTAAAATTCCTATCTAAATAAAAATATATCTTAAGTACTTACTATAACTACTATACGTCTATCTCATCCACTATAACATCTCCAGAAGCGCGTCTGACTGCTTCTGCAGCCTGGAACAATGTCAGGAACTTCTTGTTCTTAACAAGCTTGAGCTGCCTTTTTGCAAAGCGAAGCTGTATTCCGTAGTGATCGAGAATGGGTGCTTCGGCGGCGCTTACGCGCTCTTCCATAATATCAGGGTCTTGCAGGTCTTTGTCAATATAGATACGAAGGAGAGCTGCAATGCACCTTCCAAGGGCCATGGTTCCGTCGCTTCGCTTAACGCTGACGGTATCTTCTGCTTCCATGCTCCAGGAAGGAATATAATGACATATTCCATAAGCGCAGTCAATTTCCATTATACCACTGTCGCCCTCGAGGTGAACCCAGGCGGTGTTATCTTCTATGAAGATCTCGGAAACGGGCCTTGCCTGTTCCTTGCAAATAACTGATATGATGTCACAGTCGACTAAGGCTATCTGGCAGTGGAGATTTTTCTTCCTGTCATTGGAAGAGTGATCAACACTTTCAACAGCATTACCGCCTTCACCTATGCTTTCCGAGCCATATGACGATGTGTCATCTTTAAAAGAAGTTTCTTCAGAAATATCTTTCTTATTTTTGCCTTCTTTAGAAGTATCGCCATTATATTTACTGTCTTTGAATGATGTTCCCTTAGAATTATCATCCAAAAGAGGTGTATTCTTTAAAGATATATTCATGTCTTTTGATATATCTTCATCCATAGAAGTTTCTGCTGCATTATTTTCGTCTGCATCCTTTAACATAGGCTGGTCTGAAACTTTATTTTTTTCTCCCCATCTTGGTATCGGCGGATCAGTAATGCTCTCCTGTGCTACCAACGGGCGCACGCCTTCTATAAGGATAGGCTGTCTGAAACTTCCTGTCCTGAAGATGACATATCTTTCTGACGGAATCTCGAAAGGTCCTGCAGTAGGTCTTACGCTTCTGTGATTGCCGAGAATATCTGTATCAAATACGATGGTCGAGCCATCCGGATTTTCAAATCTCTGCTCAGGTTCGAAGGCGATTCCGAGCTCGTTTGAAGTAAGTAATCTCTTTTCACCTCTTGGAAGGAAGGCAAAAAGGTTGGTGGTAAATACGCATTCGTTGCCTTCATCCGACACTTTGAACATAACCTGATGTTTCGTATCGGTATAGGCGTCTTTTTCGCCCTGGCTGGGAAGCGCTCCGTTGAAGTAATAATTGCCCTCAAAATATACAGGCAGGTGGTCATAATAGGCATCCCTGACTGCAGGTCTTGTCTTAAACTCAGCAAAATACTGCTCAATAGACGGATAGCCCGAGTAAGCAACTGTTCCGCAGCTTAGATCCAGAATCTTGCCAAAGCCAGCTTTTTTGCCCTCTAAGTACATCATCAGGTCTTCGCGGACAGGCTTTTGAACGAATACATTGTTACAAAATCTCGCATCGCCGTGAAGGATGGTCATAAAACCAGCTATCATCGTAGAATGCGGGACGTGGTAAGGCGTGTATCTGTCGGTTGAAAAAATGCGGCCGCCGTTATCAGTTCCCTTCCCCACATAGGAAAAAGAACCTGCGATAAAGTTATGAACCAGCGCAATTCCCTGCGTCGACAGCCTGCAGGCAATGTCTGACAAAAGAAGGTTGTTGTCGATAAGAGTCGGGCCGTGCGATACTTCCACGAATATATCTTCGCCAAGGCCGAGACCGCTGTTAATCTGCGCACCAACAGGCGGAACATTATCATGGAAAAGATTCTGCGTAACCCTTGTACCCTGCGCCTGCCAGTCAAGCCACAGGCCTCTTGTGCAGTGATCTATGCGGTTTCTGCGGATCAGCGTATCGATCGCAGCATGAAGCTTGATGCCGCCAATCTCAGCACCTGCAAGGTTCTTTTTACAATTGATATGATGAATGTGGTTGTCTTCTATGGTAGAAAAAACCGCGCCAAGATTCCCGACGATGCCCGCCTGGCCGCAGTCGTGGATGTTGCACCTGCGGATCATGTGGGAGCCGACGGTCTCCTTGTCCCAGCCTTCGTTAACGGCCTGACACGCAGCGTCGCGCTGGGTCTGGGTTCCGTCTTTGACGAAAGTTGTGGTCCACTTATTGTCGTTGCCAGGCTGTCTGTATTTGCCAAGGGAAATTCCGGCACACTTGGACTCCGAGATCTCGCAGTCTTCAATGATCCAGCCCTTGGACCAGTGCGGGCCGACCATGCCTTCCTGCATTGCAGTTGGCGGCGCCCAGTTGGTTGCAGCCTGGCAGATCTTGAAACCTGACAGAGTAATGTAACTGATACCCTCTCTTTGCGGGAAAAAACATGACGATCTGACGCTGATCTCGACATTCTCAAGGTTAGGATCGTAGCCCCTGAAATTGGCCTTAAATATAGTATAAAGGCCGTCTTTGGACTGCTCGCAGTACCACACAAAAAGGGTATCGCCCGGATTCCAGGATGCCTTCTGCATCACAGGCTTCTCAACTTCTTTATAGGAAAAGACCTCGTACATGGACCTTCCATTAAGGTACACATCACCAAGATGCGCCTTGAATGAAGGGTCGTACCAGTCGCCTTTGACCAAATTCGTGTAGGGATTGCGGTCTGGGAATACCGAGTTTGGCACTTCGCAGGACCATACGTTGTCAGACTCTTTTTTCCAGTTTTTGATCCTCTCAGCACCGGAAATTACAGCACCTAGAAGGCTACTGCTTCTGTAGATAATGGGTTCGCCTTCTTCGCCGCCTCGCGGGGGATCGATGGATTCTCTGTAGATGCCCGGCGACACAATGACTTCATCACCCGGCATGGCAACCTGCGCTGCCTCTGAGATTGTCTTAAAGGGGTGCTCACGGGATCCGTCACCACCCGCAAAATTGTTCTGAGCAACATAATAATACATACACTGCCTCCCTCATGGTGGACATTAAGGTCTCGCCTATTCCTGAGGGTGGCAGTTAGTGAATGATTTTATTGTCATGATAGTTTTACTAAATTCAAGGCATGATATCTGACGTTTTATATTCCAGGGTCCGAAACTCGCTTCGCTCAAACATGCGGACCCTAAACAGAATATAAAACGTCATCTATCAAGCTCTTGAATTTAATAAAACTCTCAAAGACAATAAAATCATTCACTAACTGCCGCCCTCAGGAATATTCAAAGTTTGATGATGTTTTATATGTGTGCAGAAATTGTTTTAAATATTGTAATTACGTTCGCCAAAAATGCCAGTGCCAACACGAACTAAGGTTGCTCCCTCTTCTATTGCTACTTCGTAATCGCCTGTCATTCCCATAGAAAGTGTGTCCATAGGTTCTTTAGTAAGCTTCATCTCATTTGCTTTATTAAGAAGATCTTTAAGTCCTCTGAAGTACTGTCTGTTAGACTCGGGATTTTCTGTGTATGGAGCGATTGTCATAAGGCCGCGGATTCGGATGTGTTCGAAATCCTTGATCTGCTCGATGAAGGGGATGCAGTCCTCAGGGGTAAGACCGAACTTGGTGTCTTCGCCGGCCATGTTTACTTCGCAGAGGACATCCATTACAAGGTCGTGCTTGGCGGCCTGCTTCTCGATTTCCTGGGCGAGTTTAAGGTTATCTACAGAATGGATCATGTCTACCATTCCAGGGAGATATTTTACTTTATTGTTCTGAAGATGGCCTATCATGTGCCAGTGGAGGGGTTCTGTGATCTCGGTGGTCTTGTCGCGGAGTTCCTGAACCTTATTTTCTCCAAATGTCTCTATTCCATAGGACATTGCTTCTCTAATATCAGATACAGGCTTGGTCTTACTTACAGCGATAAGGGTTACATCTGAGCGGTCTCTGCCG
Coding sequences within it:
- the rho gene encoding transcription termination factor Rho, with product MRERYETLKLPDLRALAKIRGIKSVTTLKKSEIIDAMVELDQKEAAAGKPAETKAPAPKAKEAEPESKPQIKIVSNDDSQKAGEASSDNKKAQDAAPSNGHHEGHGQKHKPFIKDTRQEQGKDRKPENKEKPAEAPKEEAEQPQEVTGVSASGILEVMPDGFGFIRCENYLPGDNDVYVAPALIRKLGLRTGDILEGIAREKTGNDKFGALIKLNLVNGYLPEMAATRTSFQKMTPIFPNEKLTLEREGGSIAMRIMDLICPIGKGQRGMIVSPPKAGKTTLLKDVAKSIQKNYPKIHLIILLIDERPEEVTDIKESITGDNAEVIYSTFDELPEHHTRVAEMTIERARRLVEHKKDVMILIDSITRLTRAYNQVVPPSGRTLSGGLDPAALHMPKRFFGAARNMREGGSLTILATALIETGSKMDDVVYEEFKGTGNMEMILDRKLQERRIFPAINIPKSSTRREDLLLMPDELEAVNHMRKGFNGLKADNAVDQVINLFSHTRNNHEFVRMIQRQML
- the truA gene encoding tRNA pseudouridine(38-40) synthase TruA; translated protein: MKRNFKMTIKYDGTRYQGWESQPGVDMTIQGKIEKVLSRMIEEERSDDVNRDEKGSTDKSGGKNADEAGVKLMASGRTDAGVHALGQVANVHLDTTMSAADIQSYMNQYLPEDIAIEDLKDASERFHARYNALGKTYRYTCYYGDSKPVFDRKYVTVLDQHPDIKKMRQAAEYLIGTHDFKSFCANPRMKKSTVRCVDSIEIEKDGPYIRMYFHGNGFLQNMVRILSGTLLEVGFGNMTPQRVGEILEAKDRKLAGPTAKAQGLCLMKVDY
- a CDS encoding pectin acetylesterase-family hydrolase; its protein translation is MSQKQQTNSENLKRGLAFAYRVGDYFENSVSDIIAGTHLGVAKLLDNEEPSLNTWYRVDIPQGVTGDGSEYYIYVKKGRSRNLLVFLSGGGVAWNSYTAARPSSGGTITAGMPNFYWSNLRPFTQIMNIRSGITEDINPRNKFRNFSQVIITYATGDLHVGNNDFEYTDSDGEKDVIHFHGYKNFRYAMEQAKRLFKNPKRLLIAGDSAGAFAVPALAGEICDDFYPECKDVTLLSDSGQFLYDGWRDTAKEIWKAPDDLWQAITSDNITVDWYRRLYAKYGDRFRYLYSTSTHDYLLSAYYNDVANKVFASDKDIQAEFHEQMKVMLTQLKEVNPGFHFYLNNFRNKMVMKSGMKGGTIHTNIRNLNFHLANSEGVSMEKWLYDAMHDKLYDSGMTLIE
- a CDS encoding DUF6320 domain-containing protein; this translates as MQYCPKCKVKVRGYKTECPLCQGRLTGTPEDPAYPVLKKRVSRVSLLKILTFILAVIVIVMISARFLLVHQIGKPDSAWPGMVIMASVVIWIDMVVAIMLRGNILKLVTFEAYAVMVISYLTDRVFGNRGWDIAWTIPMALIVLLIFTIVIGLVTKAHLEDYVNYLIFDFIVAMIQLIPIINETNIFMWPAVICVAIYLILAAAIILFRFRDLKNASAKFWNM
- a CDS encoding histidine phosphatase family protein, which encodes MFWYFVRHGETEWNKERLFQGATDVPLNDTGRDQAREAASRIQKKGISFKKVYSSPLGRAIETAELITGIKRDEFVIDERIKEMFFGELEGTDYDLVKAREKDLFAEPQKYVNCERKKGVETYDNIVGRAGDFIAFLKTQEKNYGPDDNILIQTHGACMRALLINLRGTALKDFWNIKVGNCEFFCFELKNGVLTEISVDDLNINAPGGIPFK
- a CDS encoding right-handed parallel beta-helix repeat-containing protein, with product MYYYVAQNNFAGGDGSREHPFKTISEAAQVAMPGDEVIVSPGIYRESIDPPRGGEEGEPIIYRSSSLLGAVISGAERIKNWKKESDNVWSCEVPNSVFPDRNPYTNLVKGDWYDPSFKAHLGDVYLNGRSMYEVFSYKEVEKPVMQKASWNPGDTLFVWYCEQSKDGLYTIFKANFRGYDPNLENVEISVRSSCFFPQREGISYITLSGFKICQAATNWAPPTAMQEGMVGPHWSKGWIIEDCEISESKCAGISLGKYRQPGNDNKWTTTFVKDGTQTQRDAACQAVNEGWDKETVGSHMIRRCNIHDCGQAGIVGNLGAVFSTIEDNHIHHINCKKNLAGAEIGGIKLHAAIDTLIRRNRIDHCTRGLWLDWQAQGTRVTQNLFHDNVPPVGAQINSGLGLGEDIFVEVSHGPTLIDNNLLLSDIACRLSTQGIALVHNFIAGSFSYVGKGTDNGGRIFSTDRYTPYHVPHSTMIAGFMTILHGDARFCNNVFVQKPVREDLMMYLEGKKAGFGKILDLSCGTVAYSGYPSIEQYFAEFKTRPAVRDAYYDHLPVYFEGNYYFNGALPSQGEKDAYTDTKHQVMFKVSDEGNECVFTTNLFAFLPRGEKRLLTSNELGIAFEPEQRFENPDGSTIVFDTDILGNHRSVRPTAGPFEIPSERYVIFRTGSFRQPILIEGVRPLVAQESITDPPIPRWGEKNKVSDQPMLKDADENNAAETSMDEDISKDMNISLKNTPLLDDNSKGTSFKDSKYNGDTSKEGKNKKDISEETSFKDDTSSYGSESIGEGGNAVESVDHSSNDRKKNLHCQIALVDCDIISVICKEQARPVSEIFIEDNTAWVHLEGDSGIMEIDCAYGICHYIPSWSMEAEDTVSVKRSDGTMALGRCIAALLRIYIDKDLQDPDIMEERVSAAEAPILDHYGIQLRFAKRQLKLVKNKKFLTLFQAAEAVRRASGDVIVDEIDV
- a CDS encoding YggS family pyridoxal phosphate-dependent enzyme, with the protein product MSNITENLADVEKKIQAACDRAGRDRSDVTLIAVSKTKPVSDIREAMSYGIETFGENKVQELRDKTTEITEPLHWHMIGHLQNNKVKYLPGMVDMIHSVDNLKLAQEIEKQAAKHDLVMDVLCEVNMAGEDTKFGLTPEDCIPFIEQIKDFEHIRIRGLMTIAPYTENPESNRQYFRGLKDLLNKANEMKLTKEPMDTLSMGMTGDYEVAIEEGATLVRVGTGIFGERNYNI